One region of Camelus bactrianus isolate YW-2024 breed Bactrian camel chromosome 20, ASM4877302v1, whole genome shotgun sequence genomic DNA includes:
- the PXDC1 gene encoding PX domain-containing protein 1 has translation MASAVFEGTSLVNMFVRGCWVNGIRRLIVSRRGDEEEFFEIRTEWSDRSVLYLHRSLADLGRLWQRLRDAFPEDRPELARGPLRQGLVAIKEAHDIETRLNEVEKLLKAVISMPRKYSRSEVVLTFFERSPLDQVLKNDNVHKIQPSFQSPVKISEIMRSNGFCLANTETIVIDHSIPNGKDQHLAVDPAEHLFDSGGEFAPELEDGDDPAAYVTNLSYYHLVPFETDILD, from the exons ATGGCCTCGGCGGTGTTTGAGGGCACGTCGCTCGTGAACATGTTCGTGCGTGGCTGTTGGGTGAACGGCATCCGCAGGCTCATCGTCAGCCGGCGCGGCGACGAGGAGGAGTTCTTCGAGATCCGCACCGAGTGGTCGGACCGCAGCGTGCTCTACCTGCATCGCAGCCTGGCCGACCTGGGCCGCCTGTGGCAGCGCCTCCGCGACGCCTTCCCAGAGGACCGGCCGGAGCTGGCGCGCGGGCCGCTGCGCCAAG GACTGGTCGCCATAAAGGAAGCCCACGACATAGAGACCAGGCTCAACGAGGTGGAGAAGCTGCTCAAGGCCGTCATCAGTATGCCGCGGAAG TATTCCAGGTCCGAAGTCGTGCTCACCTTCTTCGAAAGGTCTCCCCTGGATCAGGTGTTAAAGAACGACAACGTCCATAAAATTCAGCCCAGCTTCCAGAGCCCGGTGAAGATTTCGG AAATCATGAGGTCCAATGGATTCTGTTTAGCGAACACGGAGACGATCGTTATTGACCACAGTATCCCGAACGGAAAGGACCAGCACCTGGCCGTGGACCCGGCGGAGCACCT GTTTGACAGCGGTGGGGAGTTTGCCCCAGAGCTGGAGGACGGCGACGACCCGGCGGCTTATGTCACCAACCTGTCCTATTACCACCTGGTGCCCTTTGAGACGGACATTCTGGACTGA